The Candidatus Hydrogenedentota bacterium genome has a segment encoding these proteins:
- a CDS encoding ribonuclease H-like domain-containing protein: MSEIRDKLQSLLAQKGLMSGAEWRRQAEELAQRRASGEFEIDKIVPGEVVGGEDEAFYLVRTDLPLDTPHGNVTLGEALLALPEHVALSANDSDLRDFSPETALFLDTETTGLAGGSGTVAFLVGAGYFEGGMFRLEQAFMRDFDDEEPMLRYLDGVFTGRDTVVSYNGKSFDIPLLRTRFIQNRIPFRLDGALQYDLLHAARRFWKRRLGDCGLTNIEREVLGVRRHGDVSSAEIPELWLEYLRTRDARPLEAVFYHHKMDVLSLAALAGRLSQSLNLPQGTGFDHLEDRLSLVRLHFMQKNYQEVTEHGRRLLEEEAEVAIRCECLYLMGMACKRLQQWVEMEDAWTLLLAERPRDLVARLELAKYYEHRVRDLLAAERICEETLQFLETRSALGADELPLGLETFRVRLERIQRKLGRM; encoded by the coding sequence ATGTCGGAAATCCGCGACAAACTGCAGTCGCTGCTCGCCCAGAAGGGATTGATGAGCGGTGCCGAGTGGCGCCGTCAAGCCGAGGAGTTGGCCCAGCGCCGGGCCTCCGGCGAGTTCGAGATTGACAAGATAGTGCCCGGCGAGGTTGTAGGAGGGGAGGACGAGGCGTTCTATCTCGTCCGCACGGACCTGCCGCTGGACACGCCCCACGGGAACGTGACCCTGGGCGAGGCGCTGCTGGCCCTCCCGGAACATGTGGCTCTTTCGGCGAACGATTCTGATCTGCGGGACTTCTCTCCGGAGACGGCCCTCTTTCTGGACACCGAGACTACGGGCCTGGCAGGAGGCTCGGGCACGGTGGCGTTCTTGGTGGGCGCCGGCTATTTCGAAGGCGGCATGTTTCGTCTCGAACAGGCGTTCATGCGTGATTTCGACGACGAAGAGCCCATGTTGCGCTATCTCGACGGCGTCTTCACAGGGCGCGATACGGTGGTGTCATACAACGGCAAGAGTTTTGATATCCCCCTGCTTCGTACGCGCTTTATCCAGAACCGGATACCGTTTCGGCTGGACGGCGCGCTTCAGTACGACCTTCTGCATGCCGCGCGGCGTTTCTGGAAACGCCGCCTCGGGGATTGCGGGCTGACCAACATCGAGCGGGAAGTGCTGGGGGTGCGCCGGCACGGCGACGTCTCGAGCGCGGAGATACCGGAGCTGTGGCTCGAGTACCTCCGTACCCGCGACGCCCGCCCCCTGGAAGCCGTCTTTTACCATCACAAGATGGACGTGCTGTCTTTGGCGGCGCTCGCGGGCCGCTTGTCGCAGAGTCTTAACCTGCCCCAAGGCACGGGATTCGACCACTTGGAAGATCGGCTGTCCCTTGTGCGGCTACACTTCATGCAGAAGAATTATCAGGAAGTGACGGAACATGGCCGCCGTTTGCTGGAGGAAGAAGCGGAGGTTGCGATTCGATGTGAATGCTTGTATCTGATGGGAATGGCCTGTAAACGTCTTCAACAGTGGGTTGAGATGGAGGACGCGTGGACGCTGCTGCTTGCCGAGCGCCCGCGTGACCTCGTGGCGCGTTTGGAATTGGCCAAGTACTACGAACACCGCGTGCGCGACCTCTTGGCCGCGGAACGCATTTGCGAGGAGACGCTCCAGTTTCTCGAAACACGAAGCGCCCTCGGCGCTGACGAGCTGCCTTTGGGTTTGGAGACTTTTCGCGTACGGCTGGAGCGTATTCAGCGCAAACTGGGCAGAATGTAG
- a CDS encoding DEAD/DEAH box helicase: protein MNVAQIIDRLRADADFKQNLTAWRTVPAQPARYAGFPEALNPELVEGLRKRGVQSLYTHQREAIEAVLAGENVCIVTPTASGKTLCYNVPVLHTLMQDNEARALYIFPTKALSQDQVHELQDTIEDLEVQIGTYTFDGDTPGSARKAVRQAGHIVVTNPDMLHTGILPHHTKWLRLFENLRYVVIDELHHYRGVFGSHLANVIRRLKRICAFYGSEPQFICCSATIRNPQEMAERVVEKPVRLVDKSGAPQGERHFLFYNPPVVNAELGIRRSSVKEATRLARHFLSREVQSIVFARSRLRVEIITTYLKDAVRKLGKDHNLVRGYRGGYLPSERRDIERGLRDGDIMAVVSTNALELGIDIGSLDACIMTGYSGSVASTWQQAGRAGRRSSVSLVVLIASSAPLDQYIINHPDYFFGQPPENATVDPNNLIIVASHLKCAAFEIPFVKGEPFGLDSASTEEILDYLAEQRVLRRVKDKWHWSADAYPAEDISLRTAAPGNVVILDTSDNGRVVGEVDLFAAPVELYQNAIYIHQSEQFTVDELDLEDRKAYVRPVEVDYYTDAQIKVDLKTLDTFREEHVGDVAKYCGEVSVTWLPSIYKKIKFGTHENVGWGEINLPESTMHTSSYWLEFPEDADKRLGLEQKELSQALNGLANTLRQVAPVQVLCDVTDIRSEAMLRAPITQRPTIYLYETYPGGVGFSDKIFTHHKQLLEAAASLIAGCRCMEGCPSCVGPALEVGEHGKNGALKLARIALGLPIEAPPASEPSG, encoded by the coding sequence ATGAACGTTGCGCAGATTATCGACCGTCTTCGCGCCGATGCCGATTTTAAGCAGAATCTGACGGCGTGGCGCACCGTGCCGGCGCAACCCGCCAGATACGCCGGTTTCCCGGAGGCTCTGAACCCTGAACTTGTCGAGGGCTTACGGAAACGGGGCGTGCAGAGTTTGTACACGCACCAGCGCGAGGCCATCGAGGCCGTGTTGGCCGGCGAGAACGTGTGCATTGTGACGCCCACCGCTTCCGGAAAGACGCTGTGCTACAACGTGCCGGTGTTGCATACCCTGATGCAGGACAATGAGGCGCGGGCGCTCTATATATTCCCGACCAAGGCCCTTTCGCAAGACCAAGTGCACGAACTGCAGGACACCATCGAGGACCTCGAGGTCCAGATAGGAACGTATACGTTTGATGGGGATACGCCGGGGTCGGCGCGGAAGGCGGTGCGTCAGGCGGGCCACATCGTAGTGACCAATCCGGATATGCTGCATACGGGCATTCTTCCTCATCACACCAAATGGCTTCGGCTGTTTGAAAACCTGCGGTATGTGGTTATTGATGAGTTGCACCATTACCGGGGCGTTTTTGGCAGCCATCTGGCAAATGTGATCCGCCGCTTGAAACGGATCTGCGCGTTTTACGGCAGCGAGCCGCAGTTCATTTGCTGCAGCGCAACCATCCGAAATCCCCAGGAGATGGCGGAACGGGTGGTCGAGAAGCCAGTCCGTCTGGTCGACAAGAGCGGGGCGCCCCAAGGCGAACGGCATTTTCTTTTCTACAACCCGCCCGTAGTGAACGCCGAATTGGGTATACGGCGTTCGTCGGTCAAGGAAGCGACCCGTCTGGCGCGGCATTTTCTTTCGCGGGAGGTGCAGTCCATCGTATTCGCGCGCAGCCGGCTTCGTGTCGAGATCATTACGACCTACTTGAAGGATGCTGTCCGGAAGCTGGGCAAGGACCACAACCTGGTGCGTGGCTACCGGGGCGGGTATTTGCCCAGCGAACGGCGGGATATCGAACGGGGGCTTCGCGACGGCGACATTATGGCGGTGGTGAGCACGAATGCCCTGGAACTCGGCATCGACATCGGTTCGCTGGACGCGTGCATCATGACCGGTTACTCGGGGAGCGTGGCCAGCACCTGGCAGCAGGCGGGACGGGCCGGCCGAAGGTCTTCCGTCTCTCTGGTGGTGCTGATTGCGAGCAGCGCCCCTCTGGACCAGTACATCATCAACCATCCCGATTATTTCTTCGGGCAGCCTCCCGAAAATGCCACCGTTGACCCCAACAACCTGATCATTGTGGCGAGCCATCTGAAATGCGCAGCGTTTGAGATTCCATTTGTGAAGGGAGAGCCGTTCGGGCTGGACTCCGCTTCCACGGAGGAAATACTGGATTATCTGGCTGAGCAACGAGTGCTGAGACGGGTCAAGGACAAATGGCACTGGAGCGCCGACGCCTACCCGGCGGAGGATATCAGCCTGCGGACCGCCGCGCCGGGCAATGTGGTGATCCTGGACACCTCGGATAATGGGCGCGTGGTCGGTGAGGTGGATCTCTTCGCAGCGCCGGTGGAACTCTATCAGAATGCGATCTACATCCACCAGAGCGAGCAATTCACGGTCGACGAGCTGGATCTGGAGGACCGAAAAGCCTACGTGCGTCCGGTTGAAGTTGACTACTACACGGATGCTCAGATCAAGGTCGATCTGAAGACGCTCGACACGTTCCGCGAGGAGCACGTGGGGGATGTGGCGAAGTACTGTGGCGAGGTGAGCGTGACCTGGCTGCCGTCCATCTACAAAAAGATCAAGTTCGGCACCCACGAGAATGTCGGATGGGGGGAGATCAACCTGCCCGAATCCACCATGCACACGTCGTCCTACTGGCTGGAGTTCCCTGAAGACGCGGACAAACGGCTCGGGCTCGAACAGAAAGAGCTTTCCCAGGCGTTGAACGGGCTCGCGAACACGTTGCGCCAGGTTGCCCCCGTGCAGGTCTTGTGCGACGTGACGGACATCCGTTCCGAAGCCATGTTGCGCGCGCCGATCACGCAGCGCCCGACAATTTATCTTTACGAAACCTACCCGGGCGGGGTGGGTTTCAGCGATAAGATCTTCACGCATCACAAGCAGTTGCTGGAGGCAGCGGCGTCGCTGATTGCAGGTTGCCGGTGTATGGAAGGGTGCCCGAGCTGTGTGGGCCCGGCCCTTGAGGTCGGGGAACATGGCAAGAACGGCGCGCTCAAACTGGCCCGGATCGCCCTTGGACTGCCTATCGAGGCGCCGCCAGCGAGCGAGCCGTCAGGATAA